AAGGGATACAACATGTTTCCtgtctgctataaaacgcctGGATCGGGTTCCTGTTGTGATAGCCAGCTTCTGCTGCAGAAACGCATCACTGTGGAGGACCATGTAAGGCTATGGAGGTCACACTGTTTACAGAGCTCAGCGTGCGGTGTACACAGCAACGCTGACGTCCAAGTTCTTGTCACTGGAGATTGGCCCAGTTAATTCTGAAGagctgcagtgtttttttttttttaatgttgtgtgtGTTGCTTTTAATGCTGTTTTGAAAATTATTCATCCGTGTTGCCAAAAGGTCACAACTGGTGTTCTTTGCATACGCAGCTAGGGAAATTCGGTGGCTTTTATGAACTGGATGTCTATAAAtggttagttttttttaaataaaattggaaactttttgttttgtctttgacTTAATACTTTCATTCgggagggagtgtgtgtgtgtctatgtgcatgCATACGTGCGCTTGTGTGTTCAGTGACAACTGTAAGTGCCTTATTTGAACATGTCTTACTCTCCTTCCTCAGGCCCGTATTTTATGTTTATACATATGTTCATTTACACCTTCCAAAAGCTATAAACCATATGCTCATGCCAAGTTTGCAATTTCCTGTTGTGGCGATAacaaaaaattgaaataaatggataatATTTCTATTATTGATCTTAAAACATTGCCACCTCTTATTCGTTTAATCCACCCAGTTAAGCTTACTTGGAAAAATCTGCAGTACTAATGTAAAATGATTGATGCAGAGCTCCCTGCCTTAAGGTAGTcagaatagttttttttttctttgattgttTGTCTGAGGTTTTGCAGTTTCCCCATATTGTCTCACACAACATTAACAATCATCATTTCTCGCCAAGCAGCCGACAGAGTACAAGTTAGATCCAAAGCATCTTGCGCATTCAGTAAATTCACAACATCAAAGTTTTGTCAAATGCAGTAAAAGTGAGGAGGATAAAGATCGAAATTTGCTGCTTGTAAGCTACATAGCTATGGCTAGCTGGCACTGAAGAGGCTGCTGCATTCATTGTGCATGCCCGAGCATACATTCTTGCGTGGCTTGGTGGTCGATGATGGCTCGTGCAGAGCTTCAGGAGGGGAAGTGATGGGGAGGATGAAAAGCAGAAGCAACCAGCGAACTCAGCAGGACATAAAAGTCTCTGTTCTTCACACATGCAGTGCCTTTTATATAAAGAGGGTCTATATTTAGAAGCACTGTTCTGTAGCTGTTTGACATAACCTCAACTTTGAAATGGCGCTGACTGAACTGGACATCAGTGGTAATGATTTACACGTATGCAGTGATGCTTTGGTTAAATTGTAATGACCTGTAGCCGATGTGCTTActcaaataaaacaggaaataaaatctACATTCTGCTGCTCCTACTGCTGTTTTAGCATTCCTTTAACTTCATCTTCTATTCTCTCTGAATAAATTTTAGCTCgtcattcattcattcctcAGAACAACTCATCATTACAGGAGGCTAAAGTAGCTGATGTGTACGAGGAGTATCAAGTTAagcaaaataaagttttccctCCCTTCTAGAGTTTGAAAAAACTtgtagaatatttaaaaaaatgatctaAACTGCCTGCACTTGTTTAATGTCAGATAAAAATCTCTCTCTTTACCACTGTGCATGTGACCTGCTTTATATGACCAAAGACTGAGGTGACAAGGAAATAAAGTAAGAGAGGAAATGGCAAGCATTGATGTGACCTCAAGtgtgcatgttttgttttgttttgttttttttttcccccccaagcTAAAATTTCCCAAAAGCCAATACTTTGATGGTATCTGTGTGAGGGCACAAACGGAGATGATGTTTTGTGTATAAAGAGCACATCActtgttgtgtttgaatccgtttgtgtgagtctgtgttccTGTGTAATctggtttaaaaaatatatcttgCTCTCATTAAAGTTGAAAGTTGCAACAGCACACAAAGGCCCACATCAACAAAAAAGTGGCACTTGTCATTGTTTAGGGTGACAATGGTGACGTTTGCTTGGGTTATGAATTTAGATACATGGCTGTTCACGATTGCCTTCTGAAACTTTAAAGTACTCGAACAGCTTCCTGTCAACCACATCTGTTCATGTATTGCCACCGCTTACATGAGAACAGCAATTGATCCGTCCGAGGTTGCCTGCTGTTAGTTTTTgattgaaaaaaatgaaaacatttttttttttcttaagacaCTGTTTGTtataacaacctgtaataaCAATCTACAGATGTGCATCAGTAGCATGTTTTAGATGTTTTCAGTCAGTGACAGTTTAGGACTGCAAGGCAGCTTAGCACCAGACTTACCATGaagccatgttttttttcaaacatgcaGAATATAATTTGGCATTTTCTTGCAGAAACAAATATCTGTCATGACACCGTTTATTACTCAAAAGTCCTTGTTGCTCATTATTAATGGTGCCTCCGTAGAGTTGAGTTATGCGTGTGTGCTGAAGGCTTGAACATCACAGATATTCggtatttgttttttgtcaccATTACGCATGTTCTTTGGATATTGTAACAATATCATGCAGGATAGACGTTAAAACACTCTTCTCTGAAGCCTGTATTGAGAAActtgaaattgtttttttttccatttaattgTTACCATTGTGTAATGGAACAAGGGTTTTGCCTTCAgggtaaaaagaaagtacaccctTATTCAGTTGTAAGTAAACCTATATTTGTTTCATTAAGAGAATAATTAGTCACCAGGtcctgctaatcaaatgcacttgattgaCTGACCATCAATAAATGTGAGGGTTATAACTCCATCGTTTTATAGTGAGAATGCCGTGAAGAGTGGAGAGCAGTCAGAGTGGTTGCCAATCTTTCCAGTGGACTGCTACTCCTTTTTTCTGCTGCTCTAGGAATAGTATAAGATGGAGGCAGTTGATCCGCTGTAGCGAactcttcccaggagtggacatcGCAGGAAATTCATTTCAAGGTTAGACCATGCATTTCTCAGAGGAATTGGCAAAAATCCTCAGATTCTACAGGGCTCATGAAAGTACAGTTATAACAACACTGACcagatttggggttttttggaaAGGTTTCCAAGAGAATATGGCAGCATAGTTTCAGTTTGCAAAATTGCATTTGAaaaaaaccacaagacttctggaacaatgaaCTCTTTGAGCTGAGGAGACCAAATTGGAGATATTTGGCCAGAGCCATGTTTGGAGAAACCTAAACACAGCACATCAACACAAACATCCcacaccaactgtcaagcacagtgcgggaagggtgatgatttggacttgtttggcagccacaggacctggggacCTTGCAGTCATCGATTTGATCATGAACTCctttgtataccaaagtattctacgGTCAGATGTGAGGCAATCGGTCTGACAGGTAAAGCTTGGCCTAGATTGGGTGACACAACAAGACAATGAAGCCAAGTATGACATCAAATCTACAAGAGAATGgctgaaacagaaagaaataaagGTGTTATAATCGCCCAGTCAAGGTCCAGTCCTCAACCTGATCAAAGTCCTCTGGTGGGACATTAAGAGAGCTGTGAACAAACAAATGGCTGAATTGAAATGATGGcataaagaagagtgggccaaaatcccTCCACAGTGTGAGAAactgattaaaataaacagaaaatttattacttcaagttactgctGCTAAAAGTGATTCAAAAAGCTGTTGACCTGTAGGGTGTAGTTAgattttcacacactgcttctgcattttttggctttctttttggtaaataaatatgtgattttatttcttttttgtagtttatttcaGGTTGTTTTTACTAACTTTTAAGACCTGTTAAGGAccagattatttttattgtgtccATAAAATCTTAGTATtgaaaagttatttattttttaccataACTGTGTGCTATCATATAGTCTGTTATTTAATAATGTCCCGGTTAGATCGCGATCGCGAACAAAGTGATGAAGTGAGAGATCTATCTTCCAACTTTACCATGACATTACCTTGTGTGAGAGGGTGTGAACCACACTAAAGACAATGTTGGCCTTTATTAGTTTACTTTATAAGGCAGTTGCTGTCCTGTTTCTCATCAGTGTGtagacaggaaaaaaaggaggaaggaAGACTAATCAATAAAAGAGGGCATTAGAGGACAGTTAGTATTGAAGAGGAAATTAAAGGTGACGGGAAAACAAAGGCAGGGGACATAAAGAAATACTAGTTCATAATTCATTTCACTCATAATGGCTTCATTGACCTGAATAGTAGAGGGAACACTGGGCAACCTGATCCCTGGTACCTCAGAGAAAGCAGCTACAGATCCACCCCTTTTGCAGGCAAACCTCATCACACTATACTACACCTAACTGATTATAAGACAAATGATTAAATTTCTCAGCATGCTGACATAGATGAAAATTATTTGTGGTACTTATTCTTATTccaccattacaaaaaaaactaaatgagtatttttcttttatgagGTAGCAGTGGTTTTTCGGAGCTTGGATTTTGTGCTTTTCAGCCGAGCTGTAAAGACTTGTGGTGTGCAGAGACGTGGCAGCTGCAGTTATGATTATTGGATTGTGTATGTTTTGGACGGTAGAATGTGCAGAATAATATGACTAGCTGCCTTGAATTGCCTGCTAAGAGGCGAGCTGTGACATCAACAGCGTGAGGTTAATCGCAGAGAGGCTGGCATCAAATAGCGCCACGGGGCTCATAGAAGACGGCTGTCTGTGGATTTGGAAAGAGCTTGGAGTCTCCTCTGATCTGGGCTCTGTGGGTGTTTTGTAATTACTAATGGCTGCAGTTGGTCTTAGTTGTGGCAATCCCTGGTACCGATGCATGTAGCTATTACATGATTCACTCCCATCAGACATCAGTCTGTGTGTGATTGTGGGTTTTTAAGTCTGTACTTGGGAAAGGTTGGAGCCTCTGCTCATTTGTATCTGCAACGTCTGATTGACTCAAAACCAAAAACTGCTGTGCCAGAGCGTTGGGATTAAAGGGCCATTTAActcaaacaaaaaactgaacaaacaaaaacagaaccaTAAAAACATTAAGAACATTAAGATGGCTTTAATTTTATCTGGATATATTCTGAaatttaatatttgtttttcacagaACTTTTTGCAACATTTGTTCTGTAATCTGCACGCTTAATAGACTCAGACTAACTGAACAGACATGAGATGTACTAGTAGTAGTGATATTAGTAGTAATGATGATGATATGGCTATGCTTCACTCTTTTTACTGAACCTCACATACAGCTATGCAGAAAGCTTCCTGCTTTCACCACTATTGTTGTTGTTCAAGTAGGGTCCCACCCTCACGCCAGCATCCACTTGGTTAGTTGACTAAAAAAAAGGACCTTTAATCCGACCCCTGGTAAAAGCTGCAAGCAGCTTCACAGCCTGTGAAACTCGTCTCTTCGTCGTTCTGAGGGCCCTGTGGTCAATTTCAGTCAAGCTTCCTCAGTTTGGTGAAGAGAAAAAATCCACACTGACCACACGCTGGTGGACATCTCTCAAAATTCTGTAggtatttacttttttaaaaatccaccgTTTCAGTGTATACATCAACACTGAAACTTTAGAAAAGGTTGCCCCATAAAAACCAAAACGACAGCCAtgtgaaaaagattttttaCATGCACATTTCTGTGAAAGCGAACTACCGGTAAATCCCATGATTTAGTCACTTATCGAAAGACCTTtaacagcaataacttgaagtaataaTTTTCTATGTGGCTTTTTGAGTCTCTCACATTGAGGAATTTTGGaccacttttctttccaacgttgcttcagttcattgaaatGCTTTGGCAGGACCTAAAGAAAGCATAAATGTGCATAAATGCCTGAAATCCTCAGTGGGGTTGAGGTGTGGGCTTTGACCaagccattgcaacaccttaaatctttttttttttaaatttttctgcAGCCACTCCATTGTTTCAAGCTTTATAATAGTTTGGTATCAGAGAAGTTCATGGTCTGCAAGTCGTCCAGGTCctttggctgcaaaacaagccaaaaTCATCACTCCCTCACCTCCGTGCTCAACAGTTGTTgagtgctgatatgctgtgtttggtggaTCACGGCCACACaactccactttggtctcatctatCTGGGGGACATTGCTCTGGAAGGTTCAGATGCACCTTTGTAAAACTAAGCTGTGCTGCCTTGTTCTTTATAGAGAGATGATGTTTTCTGATTGGTAACCCTTCAAAaaaagccatacttgttcagtcttgtTCTAACTGTACTATCTTGAACATTATTCTGATTTTAAGGCTTGtggcttttttgttttagttcactCTCACCACTCTTATCACAAACAAAATCTTAAAAGCTCCTTGCCTAACATGAAAAGGCAGAATTACAGCTACTTTTTTTAATCAAGGGAAAAATGAGCTAAAACAGAGAGAACTTATATTTATCAGGTTGCCTGTAACAGCTTCAAGTGAGTGATGTGATAGTAGAATATCAAGTGCCATTTCACTTTCATAAGtagatggagagagacagatgcAATGCTGAGCAAGCTGGGTATTATTAAGGGTTTTATTGAAATGGCGACACTACCCTGATTTAGAGACACAGCactatgtgtgtgcgtgcatgtgttcATTTCTAATGTTAAAGCCCTTATACCTGTGACTTTTCTGGTTGCAGTGGATGCTGGAGACCTTTAAATGCCACTATATGTGCTTTTTGTGACTTTTTGTTGACTCTGTGGTCAGAAGCAGCAGGCCAACGTCTGGGCGTGGTGAACTCACTGTGTAGCTTGGCAGCAGTACAAACCAGGCCTGGATTTCAGATGTGGTGATGTGGAGTGGCTGTTGGGGAAACAGAGGCAGACTGTCtatgtgcagaggaggggaaaaaaagggaaatgaggGGGAGAAGAGAGGGTGTGTCTGGtggtggtttgtgtgtgtgtcattgtgtTGTTTCAAGTTGGAGACCTGGGTTCCCTTTTCTATAAGCGATTAGAGCTTACCCAGAAGCGGGAAAGCTTATAagagtgtgtctctgtgtttattttttatacatttgtttctcttcatctttctgGTTTCATTTATGCttacttaaaaaacaaattattataaaagcacacaaaggtcctgctccctctctttctctgtggtgTCCTGTGTGGTGTGGCCACTGAAGTGAGCCAGACTGCATTAACTATTCAAGAGAGCAGGGTTTCCCTATGACAGCCTCCCTCGCTCTGCTGACTTCTGATTGACACGCTCATCTCTCATATCTCTGAAAGAACTTCATGGAAACACCTGTGCGCGCTTGTGTGTGCCATTGTACGACTGACAGGAAAAGGGGATAAAGTTTCTCCTTTGTCTTGCCTTCCACGTCGACCGACTTGCTTGATTTGTGGAAATcagcttgtgtttcttgttTAACAGTGATAGCATCAGCATGCGTTTGCATGTTGGCGGTTATATATCCCTGCAGCGTTACATAGCAGAGCATGCGAGAATTAGTTGGAGACATACAGTAGAAGTTATGCTTGAGAACATGCATAGACATGTTCATACTTTATAATAGCGGGAGATTCTTATAACAGATCTTGTTACTGTTAATGGCAACTGGAATGAGGTGACTTaagttgtaattttaaatacataatggACTAAATTTGCATTGCTTGCAGAAACTGTAACAGCCATCCCTTAGATACTTTCTTTAGTAGCATTAAAAATACTACTGTTGAGTGGTCTGTGTTGGCAACCATGTTGGCAACCATGAGGCCTTCGCTGCTTGAAATTCAGTCGTCTGTCTTTAGAGGGGATCAAAGTGGACACAATGTTCAAGATTTGTTTTCCTTGAAGGGTCATAAAAATGCTATCCttgtatattatatttaaaattaataaaatggaatgaataaataaagttggtCTTTTCCTACAGTAAATGTCCGTTCATCATCTTTCTAGTTTCAAGAGCTGAGTCATTTATTAGTCATTCATTATTTTCAATGAAATATGACATAATCAGACTTCTGCCTTGGCTGCAGTTGATTCTCCTAacctctgtttttttattttctagttCCCAGAGTGCGGCTTTTATGGCATTTATGACAAGATATTGCTGTTCAAGCATGACACATCTACCAACAACATACTACAACTAGTTAAAGCTGCCAGCGACATCCAGGAGGGAGATCTGGTGGAGGTAGTGCTCTCTGGTAagctcttctcttctcttctcttcataAGATAACCATATCAAAAACGAAATCATCTTTCCATTTGTCTTATCTATCTTTAATTACTTCATTGCTTTCATCCTTATCTGCTTATTTTACTACAGGTCCTACTTTACACTACCCTAATCTGTTCTTTCATTGTTTCAAACTGTAATTCCGCTCGTGTCCACGGTCAGAAACTTGATCTATTTTTCCATCTCGTTTGTATCTCATTCATCTAATCGTTTTCCATTTTGCTCCCTTACAATACCGTGATTGTATCTTGTCCTAATGTGACGTGTTATCTATTTTAGCGGCAGCTACGTTTGAAGATTTCCAGATTCGGCCCCACGCGCTCAATGTGCACTCTTACCGGGCCCCGGCTTTCTGCGATCACTGCGGAGAAATGCTGTTTGGGCTGGTTAGACAAGGACTCAAATGTGATGGTGAGGAAAAAATAGTGAGAAGAAGTGTGAATAGCACTTGACACTGATATGGTGAAACAAATTTGAACACTCAGTAAATATGCTCCATCTCTCTGCTCCCTCGTTCTTGGATGCATGCTGCCCCCTGCAGGTTGCGGGCTAAACTACCACAAACGCTGTGCATTCAGCATCCCGAACAACTGTAGTGGGGCTCGCAAACGCCGTCTGTCCACCACGTCCCTGAGCAGCAGCCAGTCCCTGCGCCTTTCCACCACTGAGTCAGTGTACAGCGTTGGGACAGCCTCCACCTGCGCAGAAGAAGCGAGTCTTATTCGCTCACACACTCAAATGGTACTGGTGCATTTATCCACACAATGCTGAAGTCACTTTTAGAATTCTTTTGACTGCCACATTTTCTGAAACACTGAGTAGTTTCCTCAGACATTCCTAATTCCCAAACAGTTTTCATTAAACTTCATTgagcagtattttttttccttctctgtgtaCGCAAGTAGTCTTGTCGCGTTTGAGATATTCATCTGAAACTCTTCCTGTCTGACTGCATTCCACTAAAGGGGCATTGCACTGCAATTTCAGTGAACTTTAAGTAAACAGATTAGGTCCGTTGAGGCTATAATACTTACTGCTGCTGATTTCCCCTGTTCATCAACTCTATTTGCAAAGAAGATgtagaaaaaacatttaattagaTGGGTAGTAACACTTATTACTGAGTGATTTCCCCTGGTTATTTGCTCCCAATTTAAAAAGAAGTAGGAAAGCCAACTAATTGGAGAgaccacacatgcacacacgtaCATGCTGACACGGACACGCATATATATGATGTACCAGATAAAATCATAAACATATGAGGAGTTAATTATCACCCAAAACTACAGCTtcctgtggtgtttttttttttttttttttttttttttaagcccttTTCAGCTGGAAATTTAGTTACAATAGgaagatgttttcagagaagGAACTGAAAACAATGTAAACACTCCGTCCAACAACAAAGAACAGACTGATACACAGCGACTCGAAGGTGAACAAAGTTTCGCATTTAACAGCTAAGGAGTCACATATTTCCCTTGGGTgttgtttgaaaacaaaaacagagcaaaaaGAAAGTGATTATAAGGGACTTTTGTGAATAGGGAGAGCTAAAAAAACATAACAGTGTGGCTCTGTAATTTCTAGATGTGAGTAGCTGGATCATTCCATATACACCTGCAGCATCTgctgatttattttctttttggggttgttttttttcttttttcttaagtTAGTGATTACAGGTCCTCAAAGTAATTAGTGCTGGCCTCACATTTGGCATCTGTTAagttgccttttttttcctcaccagttttttttttttttttttttttttttttcctagctAGCTaaatgaaatgactgaaagctCATTTAGGGCCTCTTAGAACTGCAAACAAATCTGTTTTACAGCACAGCTTCAAGTGTCCAAATCTGGTAAACCTCACACACATTTTACCTCATGGCCACTTTAATACTGCTTCTACTGTTTACATAAATAATGTGGGCTGTAGGAGGGTAGATGGGATGGGATGAGTCACTCCACTGTTTGCTGACTAATTCACTGATCAAATCAACAGTTATTAATTAAGGTTAGGAGCCTATAAAGCAAAAAtgaagtaattaattactttggCTACAGGGTGAATAGCTTCCAAAGGTTTTGATTTAAGCACCTCAGCAATCGTTAGTGTCACTAAaaatttgtttcctttttattcTGCCAGCCACGGACAGCTAGCGACGCCCGGCGTTTTTACACGGGGCGACCAGTTCATCTCGACAAGATGCTGATGAGCAAGGTAAAGGTGCCCCACACGTTCGCTGTTCACTCATACACTCGACCGACGGTGTGCCAGTACTGCAAGAGGCTTCTTAGAGGACTTTTCCGACAGGGTCTGCAGTGCAAAGGTGAGCGCAGCTGAAGAGAGTGTCTTCTTTGTATGAGCTTCAGTGAGATGCAGAATACTCACTGGTCTTACTGGTTTACCTAAACTGTTTCTGCAATCTTCTCAGATTGTAAATTCAACTGCCACAAACGATGTGCATACAAAGTTCCTAATGACTGCCTTGGGGAGACCATTGGAGGTGAGTAAAGATGAATGTACTAGcttttgtggtgtgtgtgtgtatataactCTGTTAACCCTGCATGGATTTGATAACACGTTTCCATTGTCAGAATTAGATTACTTGAGAGTATTGAGAGTATTGAAACACTTTATCTAACGGCTCCGAAACTCACTATACTAATCTTTTTATCTTCTCAGAAAACAGAAGTAACTCTGGTAAGTATTCTTGGTGTTGGTTTGCATGAAAGTCAACTAGCTTCTATAGCATGTTAGAATTAGAAGTTACGGCAGAAGAATGATAATAGCATTTGTTTCATAGTATATTTAAGGCTAAGCTGCACTTAACCccttctcttgtttgtttttttggctcaGACATGTTGAGTCCCTCTGCGGACCCTGAGGTTCCAATGGACTTTAGCAGTGAATATGACGGCTCTGACAAGTCTTCAATAGATGACTCGGACGAGGCCTGCAGCATCCCTGGTTCCTTTTCACCTGACAACAATCAGGACGGAACTAGTGGAGATCAAAGGTGTGAGATGTTTTGGAGTcctgttaaaaatattatagaCAGactgataaaaatgtaattaaactcATATTTTACCTGCTGACCACCTTAATGCTGTCCTTTTCCTTCTAGTGTTTACATCCCTTTAATGAGGGTGGTACAGTCTGTGAGACAAACAACCCGTCGATCCAGCACAGCTATAAAGGAAGGATGGATGGTTCACTACAGCAATAAAGACACACTGGTAAAAACACTACCCATGATTCCTGTACTGCCCTCTTTCTAAAACTATACATGAATCACtctgcaattctgctgaaaagtaaTGGAACACTTGGAGACTTAAGTAAATTTATTGTAGATGCATAAACTCACTTTCTTCACTTTCTCTTCTATGATTTATGGCAGTAAATTCCTTCTAGACATCTATTTTCTCCGTCtagcagcttgttttgcagccatttCCACCTTGATGAGGTCTCTGCTTTTATTGCTTCCTTTtctgtaatatttctgtgtatgAGGCTGAAGCTCCTTGAAAACATTACAGCACTCAGCAGATGGAATAATTTCAACCTAAAATCCATTTCCTGCCTTCTTTCTCTTAAGATCTAAAGTCTATATTTGACTTTTTAGGACAATTTATTTGCCTTTTCattacttgttttgttttttccttgtttCTTTCCCCCCGGGCTGGCTGAACTAACACTCTtcgtgcacttttttttttctctcgatTCCCACCTGTTCATCTGGTAGCTTAAATTCCTTCTCATCCTTCTTCTCCTTTGGCATTTGGTGACATCCCCTTTAATTCCTGAAATTTACCCCCGGTCCATGCCCTATCTATTATACTCTGTCCTCGCTACACCACGCTCATTTTTGTTGTCCCATCCCAACATCTCACCCTACTCCAACCCCCAACAGAGAAAGAGGCACTACTGGCGTCTGGACTGTAAGTGCATCATCCTTTTCCAGAATAACACCTCCAACAAATACTACAAGGTAATGACAGCTTTTGTCTTAACAAGCTAAGATTTATTTAAAGTGTGCAGCCCTTTTCTTTTGCTAACCCATTCATTTATTCACCTGCAGGAGATCCCTCTTTCTGAGATCCTGGAGTTGCGTCCTGCTTCTAACTTCAGTCTCGTCTCCCAAGGCACCAATCCCCACTGCTTTGAGTTTATCACAGCCACTATGTGCTACTTTGTAGGGGAGGATCCCAACACCCTCCCCTCTGTGACCCAAAGTCATCCCCAGACTGTCCCACAGACACCTCCCTCCCCAAGCCAGGTGGCGCCAAACAGTGGCATCGGACGTGAGGTGGCCAAAGCATGGGAGAGCGCCATTCGACAGGCCCTTATGCCAGTCATCTTTCAGGACGCACCGCCAGCTGAGGGGAATACGCCTCACAGTAAGTTGAGAAACAGGTTGATGAAATTGTTTTGTGGAAGATTGTATCGCCAAGATAAAAAGACATAATTTAGAACTATTACACTGCATAACCTATGCTTTGTTCCtatcactgtttttctttttcaggacaAGCTTCTATCAGCATATCTGTGTCCAACAGTCAAATCCAAGAGAATGTGGTATGATTTGTGGTCAAATTAACTAATTTCTGTCAATATTTACATCAATTATACATTAAGCATTATGCATGAAATATTGCATCCCTACAGGATATTGGCACAGTGTACCAGATTTTTGCTGATGAAGTGCTTGGATCTGGGCAATTTGGAGTAGTGTATGGAGGTATGGAGACCTACATCCGACAATGGAATTGATCAGTCCATTGATTAGATGGTTAAAGTGCTTTGCTGGAAGCAGTGGTGTCTAAAGTTTGAAGCTAACAAGAAGCAAGATTGTATTTCACAACCTCTGCAAATCATGCACTGtgctaaaatgtgtttttaaagttgaCCTGATTTGACACATAATAGGCTGTTTACAGGTCTTAAGGAGGACTGCTTTAGTCAGTTTTTACATGTGATGTTTCTCATGCCAGCATTAGTCCAGAGTAaaagttagaaaaataaataataaaaatctgtgtgtgtgtagagataAACGTATATGTATCACAAGTtagcattttaaatgttaaagtttatgACAACACAGTtagaaaagactgaacaagtatggtgTGCTAGGAAGGGATGCCAGGGGAAAACtgtataaaaaaagaagaaagcaccaccgcttaggtttgcaaagttgcatctaaaCAAACCACAGGAAATCTGGAACGATGTCCATTAGACAGACAAagccaaagtggagatgtttggccataatgctcAGCACCATgtttggtgaaaaccaaacacag
The genomic region above belongs to Oreochromis aureus strain Israel breed Guangdong linkage group 14, ZZ_aureus, whole genome shotgun sequence and contains:
- the prkd2 gene encoding serine/threonine-protein kinase D2 isoform X2, which gives rise to MANASPCMPSGATMAQVFFPPGGTLPPSSAMIQQGTPIAMHSLPTPGGFPVMELTPGHGGGGAVMPVMPVMPTMPQIPAGVSFIIQIGLTRESVLMPQAADLAYVKQMACSIVDTKFPECGFYGIYDKILLFKHDTSTNNILQLVKAASDIQEGDLVEVVLSAAATFEDFQIRPHALNVHSYRAPAFCDHCGEMLFGLVRQGLKCDGCGLNYHKRCAFSIPNNCSGARKRRLSTTSLSSSQSLRLSTTESVYSVGTASTCAEEASLIRSHTQMPRTASDARRFYTGRPVHLDKMLMSKVKVPHTFAVHSYTRPTVCQYCKRLLRGLFRQGLQCKDCKFNCHKRCAYKVPNDCLGETIGDMLSPSADPEVPMDFSSEYDGSDKSSIDDSDEACSIPGSFSPDNNQDGTSGDQSVYIPLMRVVQSVRQTTRRSSTAIKEGWMVHYSNKDTLRKRHYWRLDCKCIILFQNNTSNKYYKEIPLSEILELRPASNFSLVSQGTNPHCFEFITATMCYFVGEDPNTLPSVTQSHPQTVPQTPPSPSQVAPNSGIGREVAKAWESAIRQALMPVIFQDAPPAEGNTPHRQASISISVSNSQIQENVDIGTVYQIFADEVLGSGQFGVVYGGKHRKTGRDVAVKVIDKLRFPTKQESQLRNEVAILQSLRHLGIVNLECMFETPEKVFVVMEKLHGDMLEMILSSEKGRLPERLTKFLITQILAALRHLHFKNIVHCDLKPENVLLASADPFPQVKLCDFGFARIIGEKSFRRSVVGTPAYLAPEVLLNQGYNRSLDMWSVGVIMYVSLSGTFPFNEDEDINDQIHNAAFMYPPNPWKQISSDAIDLINNLLQVKMRKRYSVDKSLSHSYLQDYQTWLDLRELETKLGERYITHESDDSRWQMYACEHTLPYPAHFVPPPPAQASDDEDGGEDADMQGLTERVSIL
- the prkd2 gene encoding serine/threonine-protein kinase D2 isoform X1; amino-acid sequence: MANASPCMPSGATMAQVFFPPGGTLPPSSAMIQQGTPIAMHSLPTPGGFPVMELTPGHGGGGAVMPVMPVMPTMPQIPAGVSFIIQIGLTRESVLMPQAADLAYVKQMACSIVDTKFPECGFYGIYDKILLFKHDTSTNNILQLVKAASDIQEGDLVEVVLSAAATFEDFQIRPHALNVHSYRAPAFCDHCGEMLFGLVRQGLKCDGCGLNYHKRCAFSIPNNCSGARKRRLSTTSLSSSQSLRLSTTESVYSVGTASTCAEEASLIRSHTQMPRTASDARRFYTGRPVHLDKMLMSKVKVPHTFAVHSYTRPTVCQYCKRLLRGLFRQGLQCKDCKFNCHKRCAYKVPNDCLGETIGENRSNSDMLSPSADPEVPMDFSSEYDGSDKSSIDDSDEACSIPGSFSPDNNQDGTSGDQSVYIPLMRVVQSVRQTTRRSSTAIKEGWMVHYSNKDTLRKRHYWRLDCKCIILFQNNTSNKYYKEIPLSEILELRPASNFSLVSQGTNPHCFEFITATMCYFVGEDPNTLPSVTQSHPQTVPQTPPSPSQVAPNSGIGREVAKAWESAIRQALMPVIFQDAPPAEGNTPHRQASISISVSNSQIQENVDIGTVYQIFADEVLGSGQFGVVYGGKHRKTGRDVAVKVIDKLRFPTKQESQLRNEVAILQSLRHLGIVNLECMFETPEKVFVVMEKLHGDMLEMILSSEKGRLPERLTKFLITQILAALRHLHFKNIVHCDLKPENVLLASADPFPQVKLCDFGFARIIGEKSFRRSVVGTPAYLAPEVLLNQGYNRSLDMWSVGVIMYVSLSGTFPFNEDEDINDQIHNAAFMYPPNPWKQISSDAIDLINNLLQVKMRKRYSVDKSLSHSYLQDYQTWLDLRELETKLGERYITHESDDSRWQMYACEHTLPYPAHFVPPPPAQASDDEDGGEDADMQGLTERVSIL